Proteins encoded by one window of Sardina pilchardus chromosome 7, fSarPil1.1, whole genome shotgun sequence:
- the LOC134088294 gene encoding uncharacterized protein LOC134088294 codes for MEMSLNAKVDSITPFSALDNPPSRPELRDKDSFHVFISYSSCDSQWTENLITWLESPQCGLLTSYHERDFVPGCSILENMTNCIQKSQKVLLVLSQDFVRSRWCLLEANLSLFRDCLECKPLIPVLLERDITIPMHLCHLTYLDAKDPEFHSKLLKVLCTPNHQMRGSSVVPYQPPSVYNGKSLPPLTAVNEEGLHTWEAGVFNDQGVPEQLQLVLQNEERYKAAIRMVNNVSQTKVWVRSLGFRLLLYFLGIAFTLFLGFPIAICIGEYGPSAAIYISCQVAFIYRLCLLHIDSDKYITHEMQKCTGQANVALSEEKILMGCQSRTKLHLVYVSVDGCKLMFNETYQSALAEEMFQRALLHFSSGYASCLAKRHFPFDISSSHGHLEGGVCFCQYVSQQLKNGKWS; via the coding sequence ATGGAAATGTCCTTAAATGCGAAAGTTGACTCAATCACTCCATTCAGTGCTCTGGACAATCCTCCTTCACGCCCTGAGCTGAGAGATAAAGATAGCTTTCATGTCTTTATCAGCTACAGCAGCTGTGATTCACAATGGACAGAGAACCTCATCACCTGGCTGGAATCACCTCAGTGTGGTCTACTGACCTCCTACCATGAGAGAGATTTTGTTCCAGGCTGCAGCATCCTGGAGAACATGACAAACTGCATCCAGAAAAGTCAGAAAGTGCTCCTTGTCCTCAGTCAGGACTTTGTGAGGAGTCGCTGGTGTCTGCTGGAGGCCAACCTGTCCCTGTTCAGAGACTGCCTGGAGTGCAAGCCTTTGATACCGGTGCTACTGGAACGTGACATCACCATTCCAATGCACCTCTGCCACCTAACATACCTGGACGCTAAAGACCCGGAATTCCACAGTAAACTGTTAAAAGTACTCTGCACCCCAAATCACCAGATGCGAGGTTCCAGTGTGGTGCCTTACCAGCCACCCTCGGTCTACAATGGCAAATCTCTGCCGCCTCTCACAGCTGTGAATGAGGAGGGCCTCCACACGTGGGAGGCTGGTGTGTTCAATGACCAAGGAGTTCCAGAACAGCTGCAGTTAGTGCTACAGAATGAGGAGAGGTACAAGGCAGCTATCAGGATGGTTAACAATGTCTCTCAAACAAAAGTCTGGGTCCGGTCTCTGGGCTTTAGGTTATTGTTATACTTTCTTGGTATAGCATTTACTTTATTTTTAGGCTTCCCAATAGCTATTTGTATTGGAGAATATGGTCCATCAGCAGCGATTTACATCTCCTGTCAAGTGGCGTTTATTTATAGACTATGTTTGTTGCACATAGACAGTGATAAATATATAACACATGAAATGCAGAAGTGCACCGGCCAAGCTAATGTTGCTCTTTCTGAGGAGAAGATTCTAATGGGCTGTCAGTCACGAACCAAACTGCAccttgtgtatgtatctgtggaTGGATGCAAGCTCATGTTTAATGAGACTTACCAGTCAGCCCTTGCTGAGGAGATGTTCCAAAGGGCCTTGCTCCACTTCTCTTCAGGCTATGCCAGCTGTTTAGCCAAACGTCACTTCCCCTTTGACATTTCCAGCTCACATGGCCACTTGGAAGGTGGCGTGTGCTTCTGTCAGTATGTCTCTCAGCAGCTGAAGAACGGCAAGTGGTCATAG